A single region of the Larus michahellis chromosome W, bLarMic1.1, whole genome shotgun sequence genome encodes:
- the LOC141735486 gene encoding tubulin polyglutamylase complex subunit 2-like — translation MGEVGKWIQQNRCTRKDTPMPLGSMVINSVSKLCWLGGSSMYTLPNAATLADLEDDTDEEGNGDNPEKPHFDSHSLIFELDPCNGTGKVCLVYKRAKPVVSPDTEIWFLDRALYWHCLTKTFTAYYRLLITHLGLPQWQYAFTSYGVSPQAKVRQQDPACQYFA, via the exons ATACCCCGATGCCCCTGGGCTCCATGGTGATTAATAGTGTTTCAAAGCTATGTTGGCTTGGAGGTTCCTCTATGTacactctgcctaatgcagcaaCTCTCGCTGACCTGGAAGATGACACAGACGAGGAAG gtaaTGGAGACAACCCAGAGAAGCCACACTTTGATTCTCATAGTCTTATCTTTGAATTAGACCCATGCAATGGGACTGGGAAAGTTTGTCTTGTTTATAAGCGTGCTAAACCAG TTGTCTCCCCAGACACAGAGATATGGTTCCTGGACAGAGCTCTGTATTGGCATTGTCTCACCAAAACCTTCACAGCCTACTACCGCCTGCTCATTACCCATCTGGGTCTCCCACAGTGGCAGTATGCCTTCACCAGCTATGGGGTAAGCCCCCAGGCCAAGGTAAGACAGCAGGATCCAGCTTGTCAGTATTTTGCATAA